The DNA region GCGCATGGGCGTCCGCAGTCCCCCGCCGACGAATCCGAAGCGCAGCCCGCCGATGTCGGCCGTCTCACCGTCGAGGACGGTGGTGCCCTCGCCCGCGTACTCGGGCCACAGGGGCGGCATGTCGACATTGCCGTAGGTCGCGTATGTCGGCGACGGGAAGGCGGCGAACAGTTCGGCGTACTGCTTGCGTACGGCGGCCTCGGTGGCCGCGGCCCTGTCCACGCCCGACCACAGCTTCGCGGAGAACTCGCGTGCCTCGGCGAAGCGTCGCGCTGTGCGCAACTCCACTATGCGGTCCGCGCTTTCGACACCGAACAGCTCGGGGAAGATGCCCCGCGAGTGGTCGGCGTAGTCGAGGAAGAGGATCAGGTCTCCCAGGCAGACGAGCGCGTCGGCGCCGTCCCCGGCCCTTGCGAGGTCCCGGCTGTTGCCGTGCACATCGCTGACTACGTGGACTCGCATGACCACACCCTAGAGCGGTGCGCGGCCCTCGCGGCACCCATGCCCGTGAGCACTCCCCGGCCCCTCCCCACCTGCGGTTACTTCCCTGCCGGCGCGTGCGTGGACTAGGCTTCCGGGGACGCACCCGAGTCGTGTGACGCATCAGACATCTCAGCGTTACCCCCTATCCCGCTGACCCTACCGATGGGTAACGTCCGGGCCGTCATCTTCATCCGGGTCCTCCCACGGCCCGGATCCGAGCCATCGGAGGCCGCCCCCCACGGCCGCCGTCCTCCCGGCCCGACGAGGAGCAGCAGCCTTGCGTGAGTTCAGCCTTCCGGCACTTTACGAGGTGCCGGCCGACGGCAATCTGACGGATCTCATCCGCCGCAACGCGGCCCAGCATCCGGATGTCGCCGTCGTCGCGCGCAAGCAGGGAGGCGAGTGGACGGACGTCGGCGCCGCCGACTTCCTCGCCGAAGTACAGGCCGCCGCAAAGGGGTTGATCGCCGCGGGCGTGCAGCCGGGCGACCGCGTCGCGCTGATGTCCCGTACGCGCTACGAGTGGACGCTGCTCGACTTCGCGATCTGGAGCGCGGGAGCGGTCACCGTGCCCGTGTACGAGACGAGTTCGCCGGAGCAGATCGCCTGGATACTCGGCGACTCCGGCTCGGTCGCCTGCCTCGTGGAGACCGAGGAGCACTCGCGTGCGGTCGAGTCCGTACGCGACAGGCTTCCCGCTCTGGTGAACGTATGGCAGATCGAACCGCGGCGTGACGCGGACGGTGTCCCCGTCGCGGACCCGGGCGGCCGGGCCGCGGTCGACCAACTCACCGCGGACGGCGCCGACGTGGACGACGCCACGGTCGAGGTCCGCTCCTCCAGCGCCAACGCCGACTCCCCCGCGACCATCGTCTACACCTCGGGAACCACCGGGCGCCCCAAGGGCTGTGTGCTCACCCACCGCAGCTTCTTCGCCGAGTGCGGCAACGTCGTCGAGCGGCTGCGCCCGATGTTCCGCACGGGCGAGTCCTCGGTGCTGCTCTTCCTGCCCATCGCCCATGTCTTCGGGCGGCTGGTGCAGGTGGCAGCCGTGATGGCGCCCATCAAGCTCGGCCATGTCGCGGACGTGAAGGCCCTCACGGACGAACTCGCCGCGTTCCGGCCGACGATGGTCCTCGGCGTGCCACGCGTCTTCGAGAAGGTCTTCAACTCCGCGCGGGCGCGGGCCCAGGCGAGCGGCAAGGTGAAGGTCTTCGACAAGGCGGCGGAGACGGCCATGGCCTACAGCCGTGCCCTGGAGGAGCCTTCGGGTCCGCCGCTGGGGCTGAAGCTGCGGCACAAGCTGTTCGACGTGCTCGTCTACAGCAAGCTGCGCGCCGTGCTCGGCGGGCTCGCCACCCATGCGATCTCCGGCGGCGCACCGCTGGGCGAGCGGCTCGGGCACTTCTACCGCGGCATCGGCTTCACGGTGCTGGAGGGTTACGGCCTCACCGAGTCCTGTGCGGCGACGGCGTTCAATCCGTACGACCGCCAGAAGATCGGCACCGTCGGCCAGCCCCTCCCCGGATCGGTCGTACGGATCGCGGACGACGGCGAGGTGCTGCTGCACGGCGAGCATCTCTTCGCCGGCTACTGGAACAACGAGCAGGCCACCCAGGAGGCCCTGGCCGACGGCTGGTTCCACACCGGCGACGTGGGCACCCTCGACGCCGACGGGTATCTCGCCATCACCGGGCGCAAGAAGGAGATCCTGGTGACGGCGGGCGGCAAGAACATCGCCCCCTCGGTCATCGAGGACGGCATCCGCGGGCACGCGCTCGTCGCCGAGTGCATGGTCGTCGGCGACGGCCGCCCCTTCGCGGGGGCGCTGCTCACCGTAGACGAGGAGTTCCTCGCACGCTGGGCCCAGGAGCACGGCAAGGCGGCGCTCACCCATGAAGAGCTGCTGGGCGACGAGGAGTTGCTGGCCGAGCTCCAGCGGGCCGTGGACGGGGGCAACGCCCTGGTGTCGCGGGCGGAGTCCGTACGCAAGTTCCGGGTGCTGAGCACGCAGTTCACGGAGGAGTCGGGGCACATCACGCCGTCGCTGAAACTGAAACGCGGTGTGGTGGCCAAGGACTTCGCGGACGAGATCGAGGCGCTGTACGCCTGAGAGCCGTCCGCCTGAGAGTCGTCCGTCCGAGAGCCGTCCGTCCGGGAGTCAC from Streptomyces marispadix includes:
- a CDS encoding metallophosphoesterase family protein, with product MRVHVVSDVHGNSRDLARAGDGADALVCLGDLILFLDYADHSRGIFPELFGVESADRIVELRTARRFAEAREFSAKLWSGVDRAAATEAAVRKQYAELFAAFPSPTYATYGNVDMPPLWPEYAGEGTTVLDGETADIGGLRFGFVGGGLRTPMRTPYEIDDETYAAKVEALGEVDVLCSHIPPDVPELCYDTVARRFERGSEALLSAVRSVRPRFHLFGHVHQPLVRRMRIGPTECVNVGHFNATGTPWVLEW
- a CDS encoding AMP-dependent synthetase/ligase, producing the protein MREFSLPALYEVPADGNLTDLIRRNAAQHPDVAVVARKQGGEWTDVGAADFLAEVQAAAKGLIAAGVQPGDRVALMSRTRYEWTLLDFAIWSAGAVTVPVYETSSPEQIAWILGDSGSVACLVETEEHSRAVESVRDRLPALVNVWQIEPRRDADGVPVADPGGRAAVDQLTADGADVDDATVEVRSSSANADSPATIVYTSGTTGRPKGCVLTHRSFFAECGNVVERLRPMFRTGESSVLLFLPIAHVFGRLVQVAAVMAPIKLGHVADVKALTDELAAFRPTMVLGVPRVFEKVFNSARARAQASGKVKVFDKAAETAMAYSRALEEPSGPPLGLKLRHKLFDVLVYSKLRAVLGGLATHAISGGAPLGERLGHFYRGIGFTVLEGYGLTESCAATAFNPYDRQKIGTVGQPLPGSVVRIADDGEVLLHGEHLFAGYWNNEQATQEALADGWFHTGDVGTLDADGYLAITGRKKEILVTAGGKNIAPSVIEDGIRGHALVAECMVVGDGRPFAGALLTVDEEFLARWAQEHGKAALTHEELLGDEELLAELQRAVDGGNALVSRAESVRKFRVLSTQFTEESGHITPSLKLKRGVVAKDFADEIEALYA